Proteins from one Vicugna pacos chromosome 25, VicPac4, whole genome shotgun sequence genomic window:
- the SPATC1 gene encoding speriolin isoform X2 translates to MSLLTNYEGLRHQIERLVRENEELKKLVRLIRENHELKSAIKTQAGGLSISGFSSGLGELAAGPSPHQGVFLPPSPAAANEPVLEEVGIVTLAPLADMLSSPQPSSAAGPIVNPLPGPLHTLLPAPGPISQSSPLTSLLTGPLSSHLASPMAVSPVGTLASSLGLPSTGPLTPSSHLASSLGLPPTGPLMAPMTGSVGVSLSSPLLTSTAVPLGVSQNLLANPMSNLVLSEPPRVRLAEPLRGCPSGPHPSAGRGPAATCKVPVSIEHPQPTQEPDPLSMTFVGAPIQTSTPAGTTATPGPMAAFSYGTSDVGTQPGGPQGQAVPASVPASSTASPPITVLPSAPTPAPQAATNYAPSNTPHPSTQMHHSPALPSPTTHSPPRNPHSPPRTSSSPASVNDTRGPRVAEPARKSILELERKLAHRKSGKFPDSSRESKQLAWERLVGEIAFQLDRRILSSIFPERVRLYGFTVSNIPEKIIQTPVGALGPQFLVAPAQS, encoded by the exons ATGTCTCTACTCACCAATTATGAGGGGCTTCGGCATCAGATCGAGAGGCTGGTGCGGGAAAATGAGGAACTGAAGAAGCTGGTGCGGCTCATTCGGGAGAATCATGAGCTCAAGTCAGCGATCAAGACGCAGGCGGGTGGCCTGAGCATCAGCGGGTTCAGCAGCGGGCTCGGGGAGCTGGCAGCTGGCCCTTCTCCACACCAGG gtGTCTTCCTGCCCCCGTCCCCGGCGGCAGCAAATGAACCTGTCCTGGAAGAAGTGGGGATTGTGACTCTGGCACCCCTGGCCGACATGCTAAGCAGCCCACAGCCCAGCTCTGCTGCAGGCCCCATCGTGAACCCATTGCCGGGCCCTCTCCACACGCTTCTACCTGCCCCAGGGCCCATCTCACAGAGCAGCCCGCTCACCAGCCTCCTGACTGGCCCCCTGAGCAGCCACCTGGCCAGCCCCATGGCTGTGTCCCCGGTGGGCACACTGGCCAGCTCTCTGGGCCTGCCCTCCACTGGCCCCCTGACTCCAAGCAGCCACCTGGCCAGCTCCCTGGGCCTGCCCCCCACCGGCCCCCTGATGGCCCCTATGACAGGCTCGGTGGGCGTCTCTCTGAGCAGCCCCCTGCTCACCTCCACAGCTGTCCCTCTAGGTGTCTCTCAGAACCTTCTGGCCAACCCCATGAGCAATCTGGTGCTATCAGAGCCCCCGAGGGTGCGGCTGGCAGAGCCACTCCGAGGATGCCCCTCTGGACCCCATCCCTCAGCTGGCAGGGGACCTGCTGCCACCTGCAAAG TCCCAGTCTCCATTGAGCACCCCCAGCCAACCCAGGAGCCGGACCCCCTCAGCATGACATTTGTGGGTGCGCCCATCCAGACCTCCACCCCCGCTGGTACCACAGCCACACCTGGCCCCATGGCAGCCTTCTCCTATGGCACCTCAGATGTCGGGACCCAGCCTGGTGGCCCCCAGGGGCAAGCAgttcctgcctctgtccctgcctcctccacAGCCTCGCCCCCCATCACAGTCCTCCCCTCTGCTCCTACTCCTGCCCCTCAAGCTGCTACGAACTATGCCCCCTcaaacaccccccacccctccacccagaTGCACCACTCCCCAGCCTTGCCCTCACCCACCACCCACTCCCCTCCACGCAACCCCCACTCCCCCCCTCGAACCTCGTCCTCCCCGGCTTCAGTCAACGACACCCGAGGTCCACGTGTCGCAGAGCCAGCTCGGAAAAGCATCCTGGAGCTGGAGCGGAAGCTTGCCCACCGAAAGAGCGGCAAATTCCCTGACAGCTCCCGAG AGTCGAAGCAGCTGGCCTGGGAGAGGCTGGTGGGGGAGATTGCCTTCCAGCTGGACCGCAGGATCCTATCCAGCATTTTCCCCGAGCGTGTGCGGCTGTACGGCTTCACCGTCTCCAACATTCCTGAGAAGATCATCCAG ACTCCTGTCGGTGCTCTTGGTCCTCAGTTCCTTGTGGCCCCAGCTCAGTCCTGA
- the GRINA gene encoding protein lifeguard 1: MAWGFPGIEIAAGSGPLKLLKGRDGRGGSGHTPTPPRPRPQPRPGRSSDPGEVNSCEKAPPVACEKELKPKIPRLTKSSPCPSPPPSLGSAWRPPSEASRPATRSPLASPGPSSWAPHGPVAKGKTAESEAMSHEKSFLVSADSYPPPNPGYPVGPQPSMPPYPGAPYPQPPFQPSPYGQPGYPQGPSSYPQGGYPQDPYPPGGYPQGPYPQGGYPQGPYPQSPFPPNPYGQPQAFPAQDLGSPQHGTYHEEGPPSYYDNQDFPATNWDDKSIRQAFIRKVFLVLTLQLSVTLSTVAVFTFVGKVKGFVRENVWTYYVSYAVFFISLIVLSCCGDFRRKHPWNLVALSILTVSLSYMVGMIASFYDTEAVIMAVGITTTVCFTVVIFSMQTRYDFTSCMGVLLVSMVVLIIFAILCIFIRNRILEIVYASLGALLFTCFLAVDTQLLLGNKQLSLSPEEYVFAALNLYTDIINIFLYILTIIGRAKE, from the exons ATGGCGTGGGGATTTCCTGGGATAGAAATAGCCGCCGGTTCTGGCCCCTTAAAGCTGCTTAAGGGGCGGGATGGAAGAGGAGGGTCTGGGCACACCCCCACACCTCCCCGACCGCGCCCCCAGCCCAGACCCGGGCGGAGCTCTGACCCAGGAGAGGTCAACAGCTGTGAGAAAGCCCCTCCGGTTGCTTGTGAGAAAGAGCTGAAGCCAAAAATCCCGAGGTTGACAAAGTCATCCCCTTGTCCATCACCTCCTCCATCTTTGGGGTCGGCCTGGAGACCCCCTTCTGAAGCCTCACGCCCAGCCACCCGGTCCCCACTCGCCTCTCCTGGCCCCTCTTCCTGGGCTCCCCATGGCCCTGTGGCGAAG gGGAAGACCGCAGAATCTGAGGCCATGTCCCATGAAAAGAGTTTCTTAGTGTCTGCGGACAGCTATCCTCCCCCCAACCCTGGATATCCTGTGGGGCCCCAGCCCTCCATGCCTCCCTACCCTGGGGCTCCTTACCCACAGCCCCCATTCCAGCCTTCCCCCTATGGCCAACCAGGGTATCCCCAGGGCCCCAGCTCCTATCCCCAAGGGGGCTACCCTCAGGACCCCTATCCCCCAGGAGGCTACCCTCAGGGCCCCTACCCCCAAGGGGGCTACCCTCAGGGGCCATATCCGCAGAGCCCCTTTCCCCCCAACCCCTatggacaaccacaggccttcccGGCACAGGACCTTGGCT CACCTCAGCATGGGACCTACCACGAGGAGGGGCCCCCATCCTACTACGACAACCAGGACTTCCCTGCCACCAACTGGGATGACAAGAGCATCCGCCAGGCCTTCATCCGGAAG GTGTTCCTGGTGCTGACCCTGCAGCTGTCCGTGACTCTGTCCACCGTAGCTGTGTTCACCTTCGTCGGGAAGGTGAAGGGCTTTGTCCGGGAGAATGTCTGGACCTACTATGTCTCCTACGCCGTCTTCTTCATCTCCCTCATTGTCCTTAGCTGCTGTGGAGACTTCCGGCGAAAGCACCCCTGGAATCTCGTTGCACTG TCCATCCTGACCGTCAGTCTGTCCTACATGGTGGGCATGATTGCCAGCTTCTATGACACCGAGGCAGTCATCATGGCCGTAGGCATCACCACAACTGTCTGCTTCACAGTGGTCATCTTCTCCATGCAG ACGCGCTACGACTTTACCTCGTGCATGGGCGTGCTCCTGGTGAGCATGGTGGTGCTGATCATCTTTGCCATCCTGTGCATCTTCATCCGGAACCGCATCCTGGAGATTGTGTATGCCTCGCTCGGCGCTCTGCTCTTCACCTGC TTCCTGGCAGTGGACACCCAGCTGCTGCTGGGGAACAAGCAGCTGTCCCTGAGCCCGGAGGAGTATGTGTTCGCCGCATTGAACCTGTATACAGACATCATCAACATTTTCCTGTACATCCTCACTATCATTGGCCGCGCCAAGGAGTAG